In the genome of Lynx canadensis isolate LIC74 chromosome X, mLynCan4.pri.v2, whole genome shotgun sequence, one region contains:
- the LOC115507745 gene encoding 60S ribosomal protein L32-like, translating to MAALRPLVKPKIIKKWTEKFIRHQQDRYVNIKCNWWKPRGIDNWVNKRFKGQTLMPNSGYGSNKKTKHMLPSGFRKFLVHDVTELEVLLVLNSSSCTEVAHHVSSKNHKASVERAALLAIRVTNTDARLPREENG from the coding sequence ATGGCTGCCCTCAGGCCTCTGGTGAAGCCCAAGATCATTAAAAAGTGGACCGAGAAGTTCATCAGGCACCAGCAAGACCGGTATGTCAACATTAAGTGCAACTGGTGGAAACCCAGAGGCATCGACAATTGGGTGAACAAAAGATTCAAGGGCCAGACCTTGATGCCCAACAGTGGTTATGGGAGCAACAAGAAGACAAAGCACATGCTGCCCAGTGGCTTCCGGAAGTTCCTAGTCCACGACGTTACGGAGCTCGAAGTGCTGCTGGTGCTCAACAGCTCTTCCTGCACAGAGGTAGCTCATCATGTCTCCTCCAAGAACCACAAAGCCTCTGTGGAAAGAGCAGCCCTGCTGGCCATCAGAGTCACCAATACCGATGCCAGGCTGCCCAGGGAAGAAAATGGATAG